The genomic stretch GGCTTTCTGCAGACTAGTGAATCGGCTTTAAGATTCTGTACTTCTCTGTGTAATTTGTGAAATTCTGACTGGAGTGTTTCACAGCCCAAATGGATGGGAACGGTGAACAATATCTTTCCGTGTTGCAAGCTTCTTTTtcaattttgtttctcttttcactGACATGTTCTACATCTGTCTTTCCTAGAACCAGAGAGAAAAAGCGGGATGATGGGAAATGGAGGGACTATGACAGGTACTATGATAGGAGTGACTTGTACAGGGAGAAGTCTGGCTGGCGCCGGGGCAGGAGTAAAAGCCGGAGCAAGAGCAGAGGGTTGAGtcgcagccgcagccgcagcaGGGGCCGCAGCAAAGACCGGGATGGCAGCAGGAGTGGTGAGTACCCAGAGTGCTGCTTCAGGAGAGCATCCTATTGCAGTGACACGGGTGACTTCTGCATTCTGAATGATCTAGCAGGCAGGAGATGCCCTTGAGAAGGTGGAGGAAATTCTGATAGCTTTGTGTTcttgaaattattaattaaGATGCTGTTCTTCAGAGCAGAACAATTAAGGGGgttgttttcttctttgctaACCTCTTAATTTATCCACAGGTGTATTCCTGTGGATAGCAGTAGCTCATATTTTTGTGCTGTGTGTTCTGACAAAGCTGttgattttattctttttttcctcttaaagaCTGAACTTATTGCAAAGCAGTGTTTCCCTCCTTCGTTTTGTTACTGTGTATTTTTTAGAGAAGGCTTCTTTGCGGTTGCAGGTGGTTACCATATGATTGTTCTTTTAGGGCTAGTTCAGGTCTGTCGGAAAAGTAAGTGGCACAGATTACAGCATTCTACGCACCTTGAGACCTCGTTAGTTAAGGGCAGAGGTAGGTTTGTTGTTTCAGGCTTTTgcccttctttctcctttaaaaGAGAGCTGTAATCCAGAGTGAAATAAGTAGTAGAGGAATGAATGTACATTTTGCAGAGAAAACTTGGGTATTTCTGAAGTTAAACCCCTATTTACATTATATTTAGTTATTACTCCATTGGTAAGACCGAGCTCCTTCAAGAACAGTTCAATGTGCAGAATGCTGAATATTTCAGAGAATGTGTTATTATCTCTTACTCATGGCTCTGATGTACAGAGCGAAACATGAAGGCTGTactcagctttattttttttaaacagagcaccgagagagagagagatcaaAATACAAGAGTGAAAAAAATGATGTTGAAGGCTCATATAATCCGGTGTCCGCATCTCCCAGTAAATCCTCTGAACAGTATTCCTCTGCACAAGCTATTCCCAGTGCTGTAACTGTAGTTGCACCTGCGCACCACCTTGAAGGCACCACAGAGAGCTGGTCAAATTACTTCAACAATCACAGCAATCCCAGCTCATTCAGCAGAAACCCTCCTCCTAAAAGAAGATGTCAAGATTATGATGGTAACTGTTCCTTAGTTTTCAGTTTCATGCCTTATTTCAATGtttttgtgactttttttttttaggtattcACTAAATGCGAGCAGCAAGTCACACTGCGGCAGCGTGTGATGTGTACCTTGTATGTAACAggtgcagagatgccctttATTGTACTGGAGAAATAGCTAGTCTTACTGCAAGCAGTTTGCGTGTGCTGTGGCAGTTGCTGGATAAGAACATACGGAGTTTTTTCACAGTTCTCTATGTGCTAGACAAATACCTCAACCACTGGCAGTCCTGGTGCAGattgcagtgtgtgtgtgtttaaaataaatcacagtacttctgacttttttttccacagcttttATGATGAATGCATGTAAGTTTGTATGCTTTTATGAAAGATTGttctaattttaattattttgtgaaACCTTACCTTACAATATAGTAACGTATCAGTGGATGCATGTTTTCTTTAGTAAGAAATTCCGTGAAAACCTGAAATATTATAAATCGCTGAGAACTACTGcatgtattttctgttttgcagagCGAGGCTATTGTGTCCTTGGTGATCTCTGCCAGTTTGACCACGGAAACGATCCTTTAGTGGTAGATGAAGTTTCCTTGCCCAGCATGATCCCGTTCCCGCCACCGCCGCCGGGGCTGCCACCACCGCcgccggggctgctgctgccaccgcTGCCGGGGCCGGTGCGCGGCCTGCGGCTGCCGGTGCCGCAGCCCCACCCGCAGCCCCCGCCACCCGTCGTGCTGCCCGTCCCACGTGAGTCACGGCAGCCCAGCCGCGGGGtcagctgcagcccctctgctaGCAGGGAGCTGTTCAGAGCAGTGCCCAAAGAATTCTGAATATTCAGCTGGTAAACCGTGGTGTTCCTAGCGCTGCAAACTGAATTAAATTGGGTGGGGGAGTGGAGTTGGGGATCTTTCAGCTCACCTCAGTGGTAGTTGGTGGTGATTGGATTGGTCACTTACACTTACTAGCCAGGTTTTTTCCTGCTGTAATGCAAGAAATGTTGTGATTCGGTCTCCTAGAGGTTCTAATAAAGATCTAGTGTTGGTGCTACATTATCTACCACTAGAAACCAATACATTATTGGGCCATTTAAGAGCTTTCTTAGCTCAGCAGTGATCTGAGATGTTGAGCCTTTTGTGTTATCCTACTGCATCTTCTAAACTCTATGAAGAAATAGCATATTAGGGGTATGCTTACTCTGCTTCAGTGCTGTTTATTCCAGGgacaaaataaatgctgtgataATTGTGTCCAATATCAGCAATTTTGGGATGAGGAATAATTTGATACAGGACTAACCTTAAACTTTGCGTGAGCCCGTTAGCGGGTGGAACTGACTTGCTGTGAGAGAACAGACACTGCTCAGGATGGGCTGTGTAGTGTCACTTGGGGTCCTTTTTGATCATACAGTTAGTAGGAATGTCTGTATGGTACATGGGGAAACCAAAGCACAACCAGCTAGAGAAATTCCTTGTCTGGGAATGCCTCTTGCCCTGCAGTTCTTGTTTCAGAACTGCAATCTGAATGCTGCTGAAGTGATCTCTTGCTCTGAGCAAGCCTTGGCTCCCTGGTAGAGCTgagggaggagctgctgtggttAAGGCATCGCTAGCACTAACAAACCACTGGGGAAGAAaagacatttctttcttttcccttaaaGCTTTGTTTCTcctgagaaagggaaaaggtgTTGGAATCAGAGTAGCTTATCTGAACAGGCTTCTCAGTTTAATGTTACTGAGGTGGGATTGGACATATGTACAACCCTGACCTTGCTCAAAGCAAGGCATAAGCACAGCACTGAATTGTTTGCACGTTTTGCCTTTAGCTGTCAGCGTGTGATGTGTTCTGTGGTGTTGTTGCAGGACCACCTTTAACACAGTCCAGCTTGATAAACAGTCGTGACCAGCCGGGTACGAGCGCAGTGCCCAGTCTTGCACCCGTGGGAGCAAGgctgcctcctcctctgcctcagAACCTGCTCTATACAGTGTCAGAACGTAAGCAAATGCCTTTTGGTTTAAATCTGTTCGatggaaacattttaaattttctctgtTGATGTGTGAATAGAAATTATGATCTGTCTTCCCCCAATATGTACAAATCTAAAAAGAAGTCTGATGCCTCTCCCTGGGTCAGCCCCTCATCCATTCTGGGATGGAatggcagcaatgctctcccCTGATCTGAGGAGGAGCACTGTAGGGAGCTCTGGGCTTCATGTGCTCGCAGCAATCCCATTGTTGCATGAGAAATGTTCCTTTCATCTTCAAGCCTTTCAGTAGGACATAGTAGGTGAAAGATATATCTGCAAACCTGTAATTGCTCTTTAAGTTAGGCTTTATTACTCTCCAGTTTGGACTAATACAGAtgagagctttttttttttctagctgtGTGTCACAATTGTCTGTACAGTCTTCATAGACAtcagtgctttttcttttctttttccagaatCACCCTGATTCTAGCTTTCTTAAAGTTGTTACCTTTCACTGGACACATCCCTCTTCCTTAACAGAgctcaaaaattttaaaagtatgtttTTACGAGGGAAAATAGCAAAAATATCTGGAAAGTCCTAGATTGCTCAATTTAAATAcaacaaaatttatttctttgataATTAAAGGATTAATGGCATTCTAGATGACCAAAATAAGATAATTAAATGTCAGTGTTTTATAATATTGTCATCTGGGGCTTTTTAACATAAATATTCTGAATTTTATTCAAAGAGAGAATCTAGTTCAGTTCATGATCCATGTCATTTTATTTGTAACTTCTGTGCTTTTCAGAACTTGAGACACTCAAATTTCTTACTAGATAATCTGTTCAGTTATCCCCAAGTCCTGTCGGGTGTTCAGGTGTCACCCTCTGATCCTTTCAGCTCCAGAACTTCTAATGGGTGATTGTGCTCACAGGCCTTCACAGTAATTCTGTTCTCCAGAACCTCTGAGGAGATTCTCATGTCCTGTTCTTGGACTGTTGTGGTAACAGCTGCTGGTTGCCTTCTTGCAGTCAATCATGTTCTAAATCAGAGAAGAGGAGCTTGTGGTTCTGCTCCTTTGAGGTTTGAGAAAGTTCTTGTTTTACAGTGTCAGGCTCTGCTGTCAGTGTGGATATTGTGGGGCATCTGCTTTTAACTGTAGAGTTGTCTTTGTTGGTGCAGAATACTGAGATTTTGGAGGCATTCATGTCTGTCAGATTCCCTTGTACAGGCATTTCTTTTGTTCCTGTGGAGGCTCTTCACAGAGTTCATTCACTCTAGTTCTTGTACAGCTTTTccattaaaaagtaaaaaaaaatgtgttattCCCAATTTGGAccttgggctggaggagcagtAGGAGTCAGTTGTCATCTTGTATTCGTGCAGTGACCACTTCTAATGGAAACAGTCATTAGTACCTTACCTAAGCTAGGCAGCTGATTTCACTCTTACATAAAGAGAGTTCAGTAGGTAAGTATTGGTTCCATTACCTCATTTCTCAGCTTTCTTTGattgaaataatttaagtaTGTTCTTCACCTAAAATTCTTTTCTGAAGAGGGCCAGACTGTTGGGCAGCAAAGGCTGAAAATCTCTTTGCATCTTAGACTCTACAGTATAAATGCTGAAACCAAAGGCTGTGTTGCTGCCCTTAAAACACGGCCAGATGTTGTGCACGCTGTCACACAGACACCTCAGGCCTTTCCAGGCAGTGGATCAGCAGTACTCTGTGTTGTGACCTGTGTGCTTTGTACAAACAGTACcagaataaaaaccaaaagagaATGTGTCCAGATAGGCTAGGCCTGGAATTCAGGTGAGGGTTTGCAatggctgcacaggttggctgTACGACCTCTCTTCTCTTCATCCAAGACACCTTCTGACTCTTGGACATCTCTGCACTTCCTTAAAGGAAAATTAACCCCGAGTCTTAAACTCACTTGAAAAATTCTGTcgtttctctcctttttttgtAGATACATATGAGCCAGATGGCTATAACCCTGAAGCTCCTAGTATTACCAGTGCTGGTAGATCTCAGTATCGGCAGTTCTTTACAAGAGCACAAATGCAGCGTCCAAATCTAATTGGCCTAACATCTGGGGAGATGGATACAAACCCTCGAGGTAGGAAGGGTTCTGGTCATTGCTGTTGCTATTTTTGTCCAAGACCGTCAAcacttttccctcttttcaggCTGAAAGCACTAGTTTTTCTCACTGATCTAGtgtttctgagatttttttttttttacatttctaccTTTTTAAAGTGCTAACATGCCCATATTAAAGTCAAAGCAGcctttttgattaaaaataacCACTTGCTTGGGAATGCTACAggggttttgttggttggttggggttttatTCCTCTTAAGCCTGTGAAGGTATTTTCCAGGTACTGGTAGCTCCTAGAAAGAAAAATGGTGCCTAAAGATAGATTtagcagcacagtctgcagaCTGCTTTTGGTCAGCTGAGGGCACAGAGGTGATGATCGAAGCTCCTTGCCTTGGCTGTTGTGATGGTAGTGAAGAAGGGAGCTGCCATGGCATGTTTTGGTGCTTCATGCTCTGACTCTGTCAGCCAAGTGTTCTCTCTGAAATGAACATCGCAGGTATCATTCCAATTTCCCGGCTGATGGGAATCCCAGTCTGCACTTACATAATTCCTAGCCCCTGCCTGAATGGATGTGGCTGCTGTCTCTTAGTGGTGATGTATACAAAGCATCTTTTAGGGAAGGGCACAGGTCAAGGCTCTTGAGAGTTTAGTTGGAGTAGCAAAACTTTCTTTCTCCCTTGTGTTTTCCTGCCCTGATTCTTAAAACCAAAGATGTTAAGTTTTGGATTTTATTGTTCTACTTCAGTATTTCTTACTCAGTAGataggaaagattttttttttttttttttaatttcagtatttctttCCAATACTCATCTCATAAGGAATATGGTTAAATATTATTGTAGAAATTGCTGTTTACATCTTAATGACTGTCACAGAGGCAGGGTTGGGGCTTAATTGAGAGCCCATCCCAGGGGTAAGGCAGGGGTGAGTGCTCAGTGGTAGGGCCTCACACAACATGTTTTACTGTCTTTGTCACAGGTGTGAAAGGTTTGCTCTCAGATCATCCTCCAAAGTGAGGATGCCATGCCCAGAAATGCCCAGTCTCTGTTCTCACCAGTGTaaccagcagagccctggcttATATAAAAGCCATAGAAATTAATGTATAACTCAGACTTCTTTTTAGGGGTTGAATGTTTGGCATTCACAGGGGACTAACACGAAGGGCATAATCTTGAAAAGGTTGCAAATAAATTTCTAGAAAACTTTGTGTTGGTACAATTTGCTTCAAACTTTAAATCTAGTGTCTTAAAAGAGTGCTTAGTTAACAGTTTGTTGCTGAAACCTGGCTGGAGGGCTGGCAGTGGGATAGCAGTGGAAAGAACGGGTTCTTGGTTGCTTTTGGGTTGCTTTTGCTGTCAAGGGTTCACACAGGGCAAGCTGGTTTTTAATTCAGCCTCTGCCCAGTGCAGAGCTCTGACCTAATGCCTGGGCATCCACCCGTGGGCTCTTTTCgtccttttctgttttgttgggatttggggttttcttttttctttctctccctttcctgcAGAATCTGAATTTTTAGTAcctgaaaaatgaagttttagctttgttttttcAAGTTAGTACTTGCCTTAAAGGTCAAAACCCATCCCTCCCAGCTGGACCATGTGTATTTCTCTCAGGATGTTTAGTTAGGCTAGGGAATGATCTGAATGATTTTGTTCAGAAACAAAACTGACCAATTTGATAAAGTCATCCCGATGTTTATGTTTTTAATCTCAGTTCTGTTTTGCTGTGTGAAAGCTTTTCCATGTATGATGGAATAACACAggcctttttccttccctccagctGCCAACATTATCATCCAAACTGAACCTCCCATTCCCATTACAAATAACAGCAGCAATGTCACTAGAGTTGTCCTGGAACCAGACAGCAGGAAGAGGTCTCCAAGCAGCATGGAATGTCCGCCATTGAAGAAACCCTGGCTGGGAAAGTAAGAGTTAGCTACAGATGTTAATTCAAACGTACTCGATTGCTGTTAGTGCTGTTAGCATTGCTATTCACCACTCTGTAATTTGGGATGGTTGGGTCAGAAAGTCTGTGTCCCCATGATATGGAGACTAAACATGGGGCTGGGGAAGCTCTCTTTTGTTAGTGTCTAGAGGGTGTACTTTTTATAGGAAAAATGCAATTTAGATGTATGTTAACATTTGCTGCCTTACTTAGGCACACATATACTTATCTGAACTCTTCCTGTTCTCCTTTTCTCTAGGCAAGTAAATAACAACCAGAATAAGCCGGGGTTTTTGAAAAAGAATCAGTATACTAATACAAAATTAGAAGTTCGAAAAATTCCACCAGAATTGAACAATATTACACAGCTCAACGAACACTTCAGCAAATTTGGAACTATTGTAAACattcaggtaaaaaaaaacagtccagttTTATGTCTGTGTGTgggtattttattttccctgaagCCTGCTTGAATACTGCATAGTTTCTTTGAGAAATCTTAGTGAAGACAAATTGGGAGAGGAGGTAATCAAGTTCAGAGAAACCTTTTCTTGGTCTACTGTGTATTATTATCTTAATTCTGTAAAATATTCTGCCTTCATGATGCCTAATTACATTTGAAAGGCTGTCAGGTTTAACAGTgtttagaaaatcctaagaaatcagggcgacataAACCAACTCAGGTTTTTGAGCAACTTGTGTATAAGTTTTGAAAGATATGATCTGACATTTTGTCTTATATGACAGTCTTATGGTATTTGATGGTCAGGATTTTGACAAGGATGCTACAGAAGAGTCTTTGTCTGCTTCAGTTTGTTACCACTTTGGCCTCCTAGAACTGGCTCCAACTCAGAGGTGTCCTTGCCTtgtaaaaaacagaaaaaacacttaaaaatagtAGTTAAAATAACATTGAattgccatttatttttctagGCAAAATGGTTGCCTTTCAAGTCCTCAGTTAGAGGTCTAAATAAGAGGCAGATACCTGGGAGACCTCTGTATTTCTTGATAACTTTGTCTTAGCCCAAAAACTATTGTGGTGCTTTCTGTACCTCTCTAATGAAATAATGTATTTCAAACATACTATCTCAATCACTACACTAGAAAGTGCAAGGTACATCTTTATTGCTGTGATACTAATTTTCAGGGGAAAAGATGCTTATTCAAGACTTTGAGATGCTGCTGCATTGAAGGTGTGGTGAGGCTTTGCACTGTGCACCCTCGGGCAGCACTTGTCCTTTAGGAGGCTGGGATAGAGAACCTTTGGGTCAGCACCAGTGGTACCAGACATACCCAGGGGCACTGCACAGTGCTCTGAATACATGATGCTGTTGGTGGAGGAGTCTTATTCGTTCATTCGTCTATTTATTTGAATGGGTATAGACTTTGCTGCAAGTACATGTAAAGTTTGCCAAAAGCTACTTTGCTTTAATTACATAGAATGTCTTACCAGTGTTTTGAGCTGTTGATACACTGGATGCTCAACTCATCTTTGCATGTCATGTGCAGATGGGTTTGCTAATGgctgaaatgttttcttccttgAGAAATAAAGCATTTGTGAACTTTTGCTTTAGGTGGCTTTCCAGAACGATCCTGAAGCTGCTCTCATTCAGTACTTGAGCAACGACGAGGCAAGGAAGGCCATTTCCAGCACGGAGGCAGTGCTGAGCAATCGGTTCATCCGGGTGCTGTGGCACAGGGAGAGCGAGCAGCAGCCCCcgttgctgcagcagcagcagccgccgcccgccccgcaggccctgcagcacctgcagcagcaggccCTGGCCACGCCGCCTGCCGTCACCGTGCACAGCAGCCTGGCCAAGGTACGTGCTGTCGAGGGGCTCAGCAGCGAGCAcaagtggctgctgctgcacagaagTAAAGTGTCTGACCTTGATG from Anomalospiza imberbis isolate Cuckoo-Finch-1a 21T00152 chromosome 15, ASM3175350v1, whole genome shotgun sequence encodes the following:
- the RBM27 gene encoding RNA-binding protein 27 isoform X2 — encoded protein: MIIESVDALKSWLAKLLEPICDADPSALANYVVALVKKDKPEKELKAFCADQLDVFLQKETSGFVDKLFESLYTKSYLPSAEPTKAEAKPAGQEKEEVKEELCVKQNFQESVEEERESRKKKYSSPQRSRADSSEQRTREKKRDDGKWRDYDRYYDRSDLYREKSGWRRGRSKSRSKSRGLSRSRSRSRGRSKDRDGSRSEHRERERSKYKSEKNDVEGSYNPVSASPSKSSEQYSSAQAIPSAVTVVAPAHHLEGTTESWSNYFNNHSNPSSFSRNPPPKRRCQDYDERGYCVLGDLCQFDHGNDPLVVDEVSLPSMIPFPPPPPGLPPPPPGLLLPPLPGPVRGLRLPVPQPHPQPPPPVVLPVPRPPLTQSSLINSRDQPGTSAVPSLAPVGARLPPPLPQNLLYTVSEHTYEPDGYNPEAPSITSAGRSQYRQFFTRAQMQRPNLIGLTSGEMDTNPRAANIIIQTEPPIPITNNSSNVTRVVLEPDSRKRSPSSMECPPLKKPWLGKQVNNNQNKPGFLKKNQYTNTKLEVRKIPPELNNITQLNEHFSKFGTIVNIQVAFQNDPEAALIQYLSNDEARKAISSTEAVLSNRFIRVLWHRESEQQPPLLQQQQPPPAPQALQHLQQQALATPPAVTVHSSLAKVMNKPLASGAYVLNKVPVKRRLGAAGGSQPELSQPGAGVEESQIFPASTSHSKMVYSSPNLKTTLKSGAGSKPHDVQEALKKKQEAMKLQQDMRKKKQEMLEKQIECQKMLISKLEKNKAMKPEERAEIMKTLKELTGKISQLKDELKTSSTTSTPSKLKSKTEAQKELLDAELDFHKRLSSGEDTTELRKKLNQLQVEAARLGILPVGRGKAVAAPGRGRGRGRGGRGRGMLNHMVVDHRPKALTVGGFVEEEKDELLQHFSKFGDIEDLQEEDSPLSVVVTFKSRSEAENAANQGSRFKDRRLQISWHKPKVPSVSTEVEEEESKEEETETSDLFLHEDDDDDDEDEDESRSWRR
- the RBM27 gene encoding RNA-binding protein 27 isoform X1 produces the protein MIIESVDALKSWLAKLLEPICDADPSALANYVVALVKKDKPEKELKAFCADQLDVFLQKETSGFVDKLFESLYTKSYLPSAEPTKAEAKPAGQEKEEVKEELCVKQNFQESVEEERESRKKKYSSPQRSRADSSEQRTREKKRDDGKWRDYDRYYDRSDLYREKSGWRRGRSKSRSKSRGLSRSRSRSRGRSKDRDGSRSGLVQVCRKSKWHRLQHSTHLETSLVKGREHRERERSKYKSEKNDVEGSYNPVSASPSKSSEQYSSAQAIPSAVTVVAPAHHLEGTTESWSNYFNNHSNPSSFSRNPPPKRRCQDYDERGYCVLGDLCQFDHGNDPLVVDEVSLPSMIPFPPPPPGLPPPPPGLLLPPLPGPVRGLRLPVPQPHPQPPPPVVLPVPRPPLTQSSLINSRDQPGTSAVPSLAPVGARLPPPLPQNLLYTVSEHTYEPDGYNPEAPSITSAGRSQYRQFFTRAQMQRPNLIGLTSGEMDTNPRAANIIIQTEPPIPITNNSSNVTRVVLEPDSRKRSPSSMECPPLKKPWLGKQVNNNQNKPGFLKKNQYTNTKLEVRKIPPELNNITQLNEHFSKFGTIVNIQVAFQNDPEAALIQYLSNDEARKAISSTEAVLSNRFIRVLWHRESEQQPPLLQQQQPPPAPQALQHLQQQALATPPAVTVHSSLAKVMNKPLASGAYVLNKVPVKRRLGAAGGSQPELSQPGAGVEESQIFPASTSHSKMVYSSPNLKTTLKSGAGSKPHDVQEALKKKQEAMKLQQDMRKKKQEMLEKQIECQKMLISKLEKNKAMKPEERAEIMKTLKELTGKISQLKDELKTSSTTSTPSKLKSKTEAQKELLDAELDFHKRLSSGEDTTELRKKLNQLQVEAARLGILPVGRGKAVAAPGRGRGRGRGGRGRGMLNHMVVDHRPKALTVGGFVEEEKDELLQHFSKFGDIEDLQEEDSPLSVVVTFKSRSEAENAANQGSRFKDRRLQISWHKPKVPSVSTEVEEEESKEEETETSDLFLHEDDDDDDEDEDESRSWRR